One stretch of Nocardia fluminea DNA includes these proteins:
- a CDS encoding TetR/AcrR family transcriptional regulator, with protein sequence MTAQRTDGRASRWDRHRADRRELILAAALEAVQSQGASVGVQEIADLAGVPRSVLYRLFKDRQDLDEQLRTRIIDDLMAVLAPTLNPEGTVTEAIARSVDAYVGWIATNPRLHYFLGAGSGAGKDRNSPIVSGTKIAIAGTVREVFESALRAQSAPVAVAEPMSFGLVSFVDGSVNRWLSRSMQPMDAAELSSYLQIAIWAIIDASLREVGVTLDPRTPIAELTAQN encoded by the coding sequence GTGACCGCACAACGCACCGACGGCAGAGCCAGCCGCTGGGACCGTCACCGTGCCGACCGTCGCGAACTCATCCTCGCCGCTGCCCTGGAGGCCGTGCAGTCCCAAGGCGCCTCGGTGGGCGTCCAGGAGATCGCTGATCTCGCCGGCGTGCCACGCTCGGTCCTGTACCGCCTGTTCAAAGACCGCCAGGACCTCGACGAACAGCTGCGCACCCGCATCATCGACGATCTGATGGCGGTCCTCGCTCCCACCCTGAATCCCGAGGGGACCGTCACCGAGGCGATCGCACGCTCCGTCGATGCCTACGTGGGCTGGATCGCCACCAACCCGCGCCTGCACTACTTTCTCGGTGCCGGCTCCGGGGCAGGCAAGGATCGCAACTCGCCGATCGTGTCCGGGACCAAGATCGCTATCGCCGGTACCGTGCGAGAGGTGTTCGAGAGCGCCCTGCGGGCCCAGTCCGCGCCGGTGGCCGTGGCCGAACCGATGTCCTTCGGCCTGGTGAGCTTCGTCGACGGCAGTGTGAACCGGTGGCTGAGCCGGTCGATGCAGCCGATGGACGCGGCGGAACTGTCGTCCTACCTGCAGATCGCCATCTGGGCGATCATCGACGCGAGTCTGCGTGAGGTCGGCGTCACGCTCGATCCGCGCACGCCGATCGCCGAACTGACGGCGCAAAATTAG
- a CDS encoding type II toxin-antitoxin system Rv0910 family toxin — MASVSVSTALPVAPELAWARLSDLANWEEWLTIHQGWRGDLPAELAAGARFTEVVSVMNMANKIEWTVAEVVPNSFLRITGAGMAGVTIEFALKVDATDTGSSAAFDASFKGAMIVGPIGKAVAKHAEADLKESMAKFTELVGSAA; from the coding sequence ATGGCTTCCGTATCCGTCTCCACCGCACTGCCCGTCGCGCCCGAGCTGGCCTGGGCCCGGCTCAGCGATCTCGCCAACTGGGAGGAATGGCTGACCATCCACCAGGGCTGGCGCGGTGATCTGCCCGCCGAGCTCGCCGCGGGCGCGCGCTTCACCGAGGTCGTGTCGGTGATGAACATGGCCAACAAGATCGAGTGGACCGTCGCCGAGGTCGTGCCCAACTCGTTCCTGCGCATCACCGGCGCCGGCATGGCCGGTGTCACCATCGAATTCGCGCTGAAGGTGGACGCCACCGACACCGGTTCCTCGGCCGCGTTCGACGCGAGCTTCAAGGGCGCGATGATCGTCGGCCCGATCGGCAAGGCCGTGGCCAAGCACGCCGAAGCCGACCTGAAGGAGTCGATGGCCAAGTTCACCGAACTCGTCGGTTCGGCCGCATGA
- a CDS encoding SDR family oxidoreductase, with translation MGKLDGRVAVITGAGRGIGREHALLFAREGAKVVVNDLGGANDGTGTDAGPAQQVVDEIVAAGGAAVANTDNIATWDGAKALVDQAVSEYGTLDIVVNNAGILRDAFIAGMDESQWDSVIAVHLKGHAATLHHAAAYWKAQSKAGTPVSASVINTASASGTFMPNAGQANYGAAKAGIAALTLVAADELERYGVRVNAIAPIARTRLTLATPGMGALFAAEVPEGEFDAFSPANISPLVAHLAEAGCAITGKVFAVQGGAIVELAGWHDVRTVETDGPWTIDEVAAQLKETN, from the coding sequence ATGGGAAAACTCGACGGTCGTGTCGCGGTCATCACCGGCGCCGGTCGTGGCATCGGCCGCGAACACGCGCTGCTGTTCGCCCGCGAAGGCGCCAAGGTCGTGGTCAATGACCTCGGCGGCGCCAACGACGGCACCGGCACCGATGCGGGCCCGGCCCAGCAGGTGGTCGACGAGATCGTCGCCGCCGGTGGTGCCGCGGTCGCCAACACAGACAACATCGCCACCTGGGACGGCGCGAAAGCGCTGGTCGACCAGGCGGTCAGCGAATACGGCACGCTCGACATCGTGGTGAACAACGCGGGCATCCTGCGCGACGCGTTCATCGCGGGCATGGACGAGTCGCAGTGGGATTCGGTCATCGCGGTGCACCTCAAGGGCCACGCCGCCACGCTGCACCACGCCGCCGCCTACTGGAAGGCCCAGTCCAAGGCGGGGACCCCGGTGTCGGCCTCGGTGATCAACACCGCCTCGGCCTCGGGCACGTTCATGCCCAACGCCGGTCAGGCCAACTACGGCGCGGCCAAGGCGGGCATCGCCGCACTCACCCTGGTCGCGGCCGACGAACTCGAACGCTACGGCGTGCGGGTCAACGCGATCGCCCCGATCGCTCGCACCCGGCTGACCCTGGCCACTCCCGGCATGGGCGCGCTGTTCGCGGCCGAAGTGCCGGAGGGCGAGTTCGACGCGTTCTCCCCGGCCAACATCTCCCCGCTGGTGGCCCACCTCGCCGAAGCCGGCTGCGCGATCACCGGCAAGGTGTTCGCTGTGCAGGGCGGCGCGATCGTCGAACTGGCCGGCTGGCACGACGTGCGCACCGTCGAGACCGACGGACCGTGGACCATCGACGAGGTGGCCGCCCAGCTGAAAGAGACCAACTAG
- a CDS encoding acyl-CoA dehydrogenase has protein sequence MARNNYELGVGVSEDHLALADAVAGFVERTITAEVVRSAVESTDAGKVLPFWDALVAQDLLSLHIAEELGGQGAGLLTLAVALEPLGRGLHTGPFVPTVLAGAVLAAAYGTRAEDEAALARLAGLADGSRTGAVALTSNLTGTLTDGTLTVSGTADGVVGAASADVVIAPVAVAGEQRWVVFESIELAISAQDGIDVLRGVARLRADSVEVSFERVLDVSAARVRSVAAVVLGAEAVGVMSWCVSTASEYAKTRVQFGRPIGQFQGVKHKCAQMGIALEKARAVLWDAAYALDRDDDTAEYAAAVAALIIPDAAVQVAQECIQVHGGIGFTWEHDAHLYYRRALALRGQLGARDDRAEAVAGYALAGLTLSSELELPAEAERIRAAVRAELAEIAAIDDEDDQLVALGDGGWNLPHLPRPYGRSASPLEQVVIAQEIKASGIQMPQLLMGTWAVGALVPHGDERQKQELVVPTLRGELVWCQLFSEPGAGSDLASLTTKATKVDGGWRVSGQKIWTTVAQFSDWAMLIARTSPDKPKHEGITYFVLDMSSPGITVRPLREMTGSALFNEVFLDEVFIPDENVVGAVDDGWHVARTTLAGERVALSQKMEAYATDTDLLRFAIGRELSPVARYRLGELMAESRAVDVISSRVVLKQLSGIDVSTTSSVGKLLGMALGQAISEYVVAELGVAGVVSVPGERSDHAMEQLIAGRATTIYGGTTEVQLNVIGERMLGLPRDAAAHG, from the coding sequence ATGGCGCGCAACAATTATGAGCTCGGGGTCGGCGTCAGTGAGGACCACCTGGCCCTCGCCGACGCGGTCGCCGGTTTCGTCGAGCGGACCATCACCGCCGAGGTCGTCCGGTCCGCGGTCGAGTCCACCGACGCGGGCAAAGTCCTGCCGTTCTGGGATGCCCTCGTCGCCCAGGATCTGCTGAGCCTGCACATCGCCGAGGAATTGGGCGGTCAGGGCGCCGGTCTGTTGACGCTGGCCGTGGCACTGGAGCCGCTCGGGCGTGGCCTGCACACCGGCCCGTTCGTGCCGACCGTGCTCGCCGGTGCGGTGCTGGCCGCCGCGTACGGCACTCGCGCCGAGGACGAAGCGGCCCTGGCACGGCTCGCCGGGCTGGCGGACGGGTCGCGCACCGGTGCGGTGGCACTGACCTCGAACCTGACCGGCACACTCACCGACGGCACCCTGACCGTCAGCGGAACGGCCGACGGAGTGGTGGGGGCGGCGTCGGCCGATGTCGTCATCGCGCCCGTCGCGGTGGCGGGCGAACAACGGTGGGTCGTGTTCGAGAGCATCGAACTGGCGATCAGCGCGCAGGACGGCATCGACGTGCTGCGCGGCGTGGCCCGGCTGCGAGCGGATTCGGTCGAGGTCTCCTTCGAGCGGGTACTCGACGTGAGCGCGGCACGCGTGCGTTCGGTGGCCGCGGTGGTCCTCGGCGCCGAAGCGGTCGGGGTGATGTCGTGGTGTGTGTCGACCGCGTCGGAATACGCCAAGACCCGGGTGCAGTTCGGCCGGCCGATTGGGCAGTTCCAGGGCGTCAAACACAAGTGCGCCCAGATGGGCATCGCGCTCGAGAAGGCGCGCGCGGTGCTGTGGGATGCCGCCTACGCCCTCGATCGTGACGACGACACCGCCGAGTACGCGGCGGCCGTCGCGGCGCTGATCATCCCGGACGCCGCCGTGCAGGTCGCCCAGGAGTGCATCCAGGTGCACGGCGGTATCGGCTTCACCTGGGAGCACGACGCGCATCTGTACTACCGGCGTGCGCTCGCGCTGCGCGGGCAGCTCGGCGCGCGGGACGACCGGGCCGAGGCGGTGGCCGGGTACGCGCTGGCGGGGCTGACCCTGTCCAGCGAGCTGGAACTACCCGCCGAGGCCGAGCGGATCCGGGCGGCGGTCCGGGCCGAGCTGGCCGAGATCGCGGCGATCGACGACGAGGACGACCAGCTCGTCGCGCTCGGCGACGGTGGCTGGAATCTGCCGCACCTGCCGCGCCCTTACGGCCGCTCGGCCTCGCCGCTCGAGCAAGTGGTGATCGCACAGGAGATCAAGGCCTCCGGTATCCAGATGCCGCAGCTGCTGATGGGCACCTGGGCGGTCGGCGCGCTCGTTCCGCACGGTGACGAACGGCAGAAGCAGGAACTGGTCGTGCCGACACTGCGCGGTGAACTGGTGTGGTGTCAGCTGTTCAGCGAGCCGGGCGCGGGTTCGGATCTGGCGAGCCTGACCACCAAGGCCACCAAGGTCGACGGTGGCTGGCGGGTGAGCGGACAGAAGATCTGGACCACAGTCGCGCAGTTCTCGGACTGGGCGATGCTGATCGCGCGGACCAGCCCCGACAAGCCCAAGCACGAGGGCATCACCTACTTCGTGCTCGACATGTCCAGCCCCGGGATCACGGTGCGCCCGCTGCGGGAGATGACCGGATCGGCGCTGTTCAACGAGGTGTTCCTCGACGAGGTGTTCATCCCGGACGAGAACGTGGTCGGTGCGGTCGACGACGGCTGGCACGTGGCCCGTACCACGCTCGCCGGTGAGCGGGTGGCCTTGAGTCAGAAGATGGAGGCCTACGCCACCGACACCGACCTGCTGCGCTTCGCGATCGGCCGGGAGCTGTCGCCGGTGGCGCGCTACCGTCTCGGCGAACTCATGGCCGAGAGCCGAGCGGTGGACGTGATCAGTTCGCGGGTGGTGCTCAAGCAGCTGTCCGGCATCGACGTGTCCACCACGTCCAGTGTCGGGAAGCTGCTGGGCATGGCGCTGGGGCAGGCGATTTCGGAGTACGTCGTCGCCGAGCTGGGCGTCGCCGGTGTGGTGTCGGTGCCCGGTGAGCGCAGCGACCACGCGATGGAACAGCTGATCGCGGGCCGTGCCACCACCATCTACGGCGGCACCACCGAGGTTCAGCTCAATGTCATCGGTGAACGGATGCTCGGCCTGCCACGCGACGCCGCGGCACACGGGTGA
- a CDS encoding MaoC/PaaZ C-terminal domain-containing protein, which yields MTTSESAGVVFDGSALGEWTDEERFSVTAERIAQYAAATNDPVPAHLSGEIAPPVFAVVPVFTSMAPAALSVAPVELLMKLVHGEQDFLFHRPIRAGDELVVRAKPIGYVGRPNGSTVVIYAETRDAAGELVNEQWMTAFFRKVDAGPGEGELAPTHRITDEDRAGDPAASVTAHIDDDQTFRYSPASGDPMPIHLDDEIARMAGLPGIINHGLCTMAFTSWAALTELAGGDTARLRRLAVRFAKPVLPGQDITTTFWPTESADPGVRAYAFETEAAGQIAITDGRVEIN from the coding sequence ATGACCACCTCGGAATCGGCCGGAGTCGTCTTCGACGGCTCCGCCCTGGGGGAGTGGACCGACGAAGAGCGGTTCTCGGTCACCGCCGAGCGGATCGCGCAATACGCCGCGGCGACCAATGATCCGGTCCCCGCCCACCTGTCGGGTGAGATCGCGCCGCCGGTGTTCGCGGTAGTGCCGGTGTTCACCTCGATGGCGCCCGCCGCGTTGTCGGTCGCCCCGGTGGAACTGCTGATGAAGCTGGTCCACGGTGAGCAGGACTTCCTGTTCCACCGCCCGATCCGGGCCGGTGACGAACTGGTGGTGCGGGCCAAGCCGATCGGCTACGTGGGCCGCCCGAACGGTTCCACCGTCGTCATCTACGCCGAAACCCGGGACGCGGCGGGCGAACTCGTCAACGAGCAGTGGATGACCGCGTTCTTCCGCAAGGTCGACGCAGGCCCCGGTGAAGGGGAGCTCGCGCCCACCCACCGGATCACCGACGAGGACCGGGCGGGCGATCCGGCCGCGTCGGTCACCGCCCACATCGACGACGACCAGACCTTCCGGTACTCACCGGCCTCGGGTGACCCGATGCCGATCCACCTCGACGACGAGATCGCCCGCATGGCAGGGCTTCCCGGCATCATCAACCACGGTCTGTGCACCATGGCGTTCACCTCGTGGGCCGCGCTGACCGAACTCGCCGGCGGCGACACCGCGCGCCTGCGCAGGCTGGCTGTGCGATTCGCCAAGCCGGTGCTGCCCGGCCAGGACATCACCACCACCTTCTGGCCCACCGAATCCGCTGATCCCGGCGTGCGGGCCTACGCCTTCGAAACCGAAGCCGCGGGCCAGATCGCGATCACCGACGGTCGCGTCGAAATCAACTAG